One window from the genome of Salvelinus sp. IW2-2015 linkage group LG30, ASM291031v2, whole genome shotgun sequence encodes:
- the LOC111954951 gene encoding protein argonaute-2 isoform X5 — MYSSGAAGAAEMLEPPHSSGSIGSDPPSPPVPEYVFKPPSRPDFGTMGRTIKLQANFFEMEIPKLEVYHYDIDIKPEKCPRRVNREIVEHMVQHFKTQIFGDRKPVYDGRKNLYTAMPLPIGREKVELEVTIPGEGKDRSFKVAIKWVSCVSLQALQEALSGRLPNIPFETIQALDVVMRHLPSMRYTPVGRSFFTPSEGCSNPLGGGREVWFGFHQSVRPSLWKMMLNIDVSATAFYKAQPVIEFMCEVLDFKSIEEQQKPLTDSQRVKFTKEIKGLKVEITHCGQMKRKYRVCNVTRRPASHQTFPLQQENGQTIECTVAQYFKDKYKLILRYPHLPCLQVGQEQKHTYLPLEVCNIVAGQRCIKKLTDNQTSTMIRATARSAPDRQEEISKLMRSANFNNDPYVREFGVMVRDEMTEVNGRVLQAPSILYGGRQNKAIATPIQGVWDMRNKQFHTGIEIKVWAIACFAPQRQCTELLLKAFTDQLRKISRDAGMPIQGQPCFCKYTQGADSVEPMFKHLKYTYQGLQLVVVILPGKTPVYAEVKRVGDTVLGMATQCVQVKNVQKTTPQTLSNLCLKINVKLGGVNNILLPQGRPLVFQQPVIFLGADVTHPPAGDGKKPSIAAVVGSMDAHPSRYCATVRVQQHRQDIIQDLATMVRELLIQFYKSTRFKPTRIIYYRDGISEGQFNQVRLEVLQHELLAIREACIKLEKDYQPGITFVVVQKRHHTRLFCMDRNERVGKSGNIPAGTTVDTKITHPSEFDFYLCSHAGIQGTSRPSHYHVLWDDNHFTSDELQVLTYQLCHTYVRCTRSVSIPAPAYYAHLVAFRARYHLVDKEHDSAEGSHTSGQSNGRDQQALAKAVQIHQDTLRTMYFA, encoded by the exons ATGTATTCCAGTGGAGCAGCTGGAG CTGCTGAGATGCTTGAACCACCTCACTCCTCGGGGTCAATTGGCTCTG ATCCCCCATCTCCCCCAGTGCCAGAGTATGTGTTCAAACCCCCCTCGCGGCCAGACTTTGGCACCATGGGCAGGACAATCAAACTGCAGGCCAACTTCTTTGAGATGGAGATCCCCAAACTGGAGGTCTACCACTACGACATCGACATCAAGCCAGAGAAATGCCCCAGAAGGGTCAACCG TGAAATTGTGGAGCACATGGTACAGCACTTTAAAACGCAGATCTTTGGGGATCGAAAGCCAGTGTATGACGGGAGGAAGAATCTCTACACAGCCATGCCCTTACCCATAGGGAGGGAAAAA GTGGAGCTGGAAGTGACCATCCCAGGCGAGGGGAAGGACAGGAGCTTCAAAGTGGCCATAAAGTGGGTGTCCTGCGTCAGTTTGCAAGCTCTTCAAGAAGCCCTTTCGGGACGACTGCCAAACATCCCCTTCGAGACCATCCAGGCCCTGGATGTGGTCATGAGACATTTGCCCTCTATGAG GTACACCCCCGTCGGACGTTCTTTCTTCACCCCTTCAGAGGGATGCTCTAACCCCCTTGGCGGGGGCAGGGAGGTCTGGTTTGGGTTCCACCAATCAGTCAGGCCTTCCCTGTGGAAGATGATGCTAAACATTGATG TGTCTGCCACCGCGTTCTACAAGGCTCAGCCTGTGATTGAGTTCATGTGTGAGGTTTTGGATTTCAAAAGCATTGAAGAACAACAGAAGCCCTTAACCGACTCCCAGAGAGTAAAGTTTACCAAGGAAATCAAAG GTCTGAAGGTTGAGATCACTCACTGTGGTCAGATGAAAAGGAAGTACAGAGTATGTAATGTTACCAGAAGACCAGCCAGCCACCAGAC GTTTCCTCTGCAGCAGGAGAATGGCCAGACCATAGAATGCACAGTAGCACAGTACTTCAAAGACAAGTACAAACTCATACTACGCTACCCCCACCTCCCCTGTCTACAGGTTGGACAGGAGCAGAAACACACCTACCTCCCCCTTGAG GTATGCAACATAGTAGCTGGCCAGCGGTGCATCAAGAAGCTGACAGACAATCAGACGTCCACTATGATCCGTGCCACAGCCCGATCGGCACCCGACCGCCAGGAAGAGATCAGCAAACTG ATGAGAAGTGCCAACTTTAACAATGATCCTTACGTGCGTGAGTTTGGGGTGATGGTGAGGGATGAGATGACAGAGGTGAATGGCCGAGTCCTCCAGGCCCCATCTATCCTCTACGGAGGGCGG CAGAATAAAGCAATAGCAACTCCCATCCAGGGAGTGTGGGACATGAGGAACAAGCAGTTCCACACTGGCATAGAGATCAAGGTGTGGGCCATCGCCTGCTTCGCCCCACAGAGACAGTGTACTGAACTCCTGCTCAA GGCGTTTACAGACCAGCTGCGTAAGATTTCTCGTGACGCGGGGATGCCCATCCAGGGCCAACCCTGTTTCTGTAAGTACACCCAGGGGGCGGACAGCGTGGAGCCCATGTTCAAACATCTCAAGTACACCTATCAAGGCTTGCAACTGGTGGTGGTCATCCTGCCTGGGAAGACGCCTGTCTATG CTGAGGTGAAGCGTGTTGGTGACACGGTGCTGGGCATGGCCACCCAGTGTGTCCAGGTGAAGAACGTTCAGAAGACCACTCCCCAGACCCTCTCTAACCTCTGCCTGAAGATCAACGTCAAGCTGGGCGGGGTCAACAACATCCTCCTCCCACAGGGCAG GCCCCTGGTGTTCCAGCAGCCAGTCATCTTCCTGGGTGCTGACGTCACTCACCCTCCTGCTGGAGACGGGAAGAAACCCTCCATCGCAGCA GTGGTGGGGAGCATGGATGCCCACCCCAGCCGCTACTGTGCCACGGTGCGGGTACAGCAGCATCGCCAGGACATCATCCAGGACCTGGCCACAATGGTCAGAGAGCTGCTTATCCAGTTCTACAAGTCCACCCGCTTCAAGCCCACCCGGATCATCTACTACCGCGACGGCATATCTGAGGGCCAGTTCAACCAGGTTAGACTTGAG GTGCTCCAACATGAGTTACTGGCGATCCGTGAGGCCTGCATCAAGCTGGAGAAGGACTACCAGCCCGGTATCACCTTCGTGGTGGTGCAGAAGAGACACCACACTCGACTGTTCTGCATGGACAGAAACGAGAGG GTTGGTAAGAGTGGCAACATCCCTGCCGGCACCACAGTGGACACCAAAATCACTCACCCATCGGAGTTTGACTTCTATCTGTGTAGCCATGCTGGCATTCAG GGGACCAGCCGACCATCCCACTACCACGTGCTGTGGGACGACAACCATTTCACCTCAGACGAGCTGCAGGTACTGACCTACCAGCTGTGCCACACCTATGTGCGCTGCACCCGCTCCGTGTCCATCCCAGCACCGGCCTACTACGCCCACCTGGTGGCATTCCGTGCCCGCTACCACCTGGTGGACAAAGAGCACGACAG TGCGGAGGGCAGTCACACGTCGGGACAGAGCAACGGGCGTGACCAGCAGGCCTTGGCCAAGGCAGTTCAGATTCACCAGGACACACTGCGCACAATGTACTTCGCCTGA
- the LOC111954951 gene encoding protein argonaute-2 isoform X6, with protein MYSSGAAGAAEMLEPPHSSGSIGSDPPSPPVPEYVFKPPSRPDFGTMGRTIKLQANFFEMEIPKLEVYHYDIDIKPEKCPRRVNREIVEHMVQHFKTQIFGDRKPVYDGRKNLYTAMPLPIGREKVELEVTIPGEGKDRSFKVAIKWVSCVSLQALQEALSGRLPNIPFETIQALDVVMRHLPSMRYTPVGRSFFTPSEGCSNPLGGGREVWFGFHQSVRPSLWKMMLNIDVSATAFYKAQPVIEFMCEVLDFKSIEEQQKPLTDSQRVKFTKEIKGLKVEITHCGQMKRKYRVCNVTRRPASHQTFPLQQENGQTIECTVAQYFKDKYKLILRYPHLPCLQVGQEQKHTYLPLEVCNIVAGQRCIKKLTDNQTSTMIRATARSAPDRQEEISKLMRSANFNNDPYVREFGVMVRDEMTEVNGRVLQAPSILYGGRNKAIATPIQGVWDMRNKQFHTGIEIKVWAIACFAPQRQCTELLLKAFTDQLRKISRDAGMPIQGQPCFCKYTQGADSVEPMFKHLKYTYQGLQLVVVILPGKTPVYAEVKRVGDTVLGMATQCVQVKNVQKTTPQTLSNLCLKINVKLGGVNNILLPQGRPLVFQQPVIFLGADVTHPPAGDGKKPSIAAVVGSMDAHPSRYCATVRVQQHRQDIIQDLATMVRELLIQFYKSTRFKPTRIIYYRDGISEGQFNQVRLEVLQHELLAIREACIKLEKDYQPGITFVVVQKRHHTRLFCMDRNERVGKSGNIPAGTTVDTKITHPSEFDFYLCSHAGIQGTSRPSHYHVLWDDNHFTSDELQVLTYQLCHTYVRCTRSVSIPAPAYYAHLVAFRARYHLVDKEHDSAEGSHTSGQSNGRDQQALAKAVQIHQDTLRTMYFA; from the exons ATGTATTCCAGTGGAGCAGCTGGAG CTGCTGAGATGCTTGAACCACCTCACTCCTCGGGGTCAATTGGCTCTG ATCCCCCATCTCCCCCAGTGCCAGAGTATGTGTTCAAACCCCCCTCGCGGCCAGACTTTGGCACCATGGGCAGGACAATCAAACTGCAGGCCAACTTCTTTGAGATGGAGATCCCCAAACTGGAGGTCTACCACTACGACATCGACATCAAGCCAGAGAAATGCCCCAGAAGGGTCAACCG TGAAATTGTGGAGCACATGGTACAGCACTTTAAAACGCAGATCTTTGGGGATCGAAAGCCAGTGTATGACGGGAGGAAGAATCTCTACACAGCCATGCCCTTACCCATAGGGAGGGAAAAA GTGGAGCTGGAAGTGACCATCCCAGGCGAGGGGAAGGACAGGAGCTTCAAAGTGGCCATAAAGTGGGTGTCCTGCGTCAGTTTGCAAGCTCTTCAAGAAGCCCTTTCGGGACGACTGCCAAACATCCCCTTCGAGACCATCCAGGCCCTGGATGTGGTCATGAGACATTTGCCCTCTATGAG GTACACCCCCGTCGGACGTTCTTTCTTCACCCCTTCAGAGGGATGCTCTAACCCCCTTGGCGGGGGCAGGGAGGTCTGGTTTGGGTTCCACCAATCAGTCAGGCCTTCCCTGTGGAAGATGATGCTAAACATTGATG TGTCTGCCACCGCGTTCTACAAGGCTCAGCCTGTGATTGAGTTCATGTGTGAGGTTTTGGATTTCAAAAGCATTGAAGAACAACAGAAGCCCTTAACCGACTCCCAGAGAGTAAAGTTTACCAAGGAAATCAAAG GTCTGAAGGTTGAGATCACTCACTGTGGTCAGATGAAAAGGAAGTACAGAGTATGTAATGTTACCAGAAGACCAGCCAGCCACCAGAC GTTTCCTCTGCAGCAGGAGAATGGCCAGACCATAGAATGCACAGTAGCACAGTACTTCAAAGACAAGTACAAACTCATACTACGCTACCCCCACCTCCCCTGTCTACAGGTTGGACAGGAGCAGAAACACACCTACCTCCCCCTTGAG GTATGCAACATAGTAGCTGGCCAGCGGTGCATCAAGAAGCTGACAGACAATCAGACGTCCACTATGATCCGTGCCACAGCCCGATCGGCACCCGACCGCCAGGAAGAGATCAGCAAACTG ATGAGAAGTGCCAACTTTAACAATGATCCTTACGTGCGTGAGTTTGGGGTGATGGTGAGGGATGAGATGACAGAGGTGAATGGCCGAGTCCTCCAGGCCCCATCTATCCTCTACGGAGGGCGG AATAAAGCAATAGCAACTCCCATCCAGGGAGTGTGGGACATGAGGAACAAGCAGTTCCACACTGGCATAGAGATCAAGGTGTGGGCCATCGCCTGCTTCGCCCCACAGAGACAGTGTACTGAACTCCTGCTCAA GGCGTTTACAGACCAGCTGCGTAAGATTTCTCGTGACGCGGGGATGCCCATCCAGGGCCAACCCTGTTTCTGTAAGTACACCCAGGGGGCGGACAGCGTGGAGCCCATGTTCAAACATCTCAAGTACACCTATCAAGGCTTGCAACTGGTGGTGGTCATCCTGCCTGGGAAGACGCCTGTCTATG CTGAGGTGAAGCGTGTTGGTGACACGGTGCTGGGCATGGCCACCCAGTGTGTCCAGGTGAAGAACGTTCAGAAGACCACTCCCCAGACCCTCTCTAACCTCTGCCTGAAGATCAACGTCAAGCTGGGCGGGGTCAACAACATCCTCCTCCCACAGGGCAG GCCCCTGGTGTTCCAGCAGCCAGTCATCTTCCTGGGTGCTGACGTCACTCACCCTCCTGCTGGAGACGGGAAGAAACCCTCCATCGCAGCA GTGGTGGGGAGCATGGATGCCCACCCCAGCCGCTACTGTGCCACGGTGCGGGTACAGCAGCATCGCCAGGACATCATCCAGGACCTGGCCACAATGGTCAGAGAGCTGCTTATCCAGTTCTACAAGTCCACCCGCTTCAAGCCCACCCGGATCATCTACTACCGCGACGGCATATCTGAGGGCCAGTTCAACCAGGTTAGACTTGAG GTGCTCCAACATGAGTTACTGGCGATCCGTGAGGCCTGCATCAAGCTGGAGAAGGACTACCAGCCCGGTATCACCTTCGTGGTGGTGCAGAAGAGACACCACACTCGACTGTTCTGCATGGACAGAAACGAGAGG GTTGGTAAGAGTGGCAACATCCCTGCCGGCACCACAGTGGACACCAAAATCACTCACCCATCGGAGTTTGACTTCTATCTGTGTAGCCATGCTGGCATTCAG GGGACCAGCCGACCATCCCACTACCACGTGCTGTGGGACGACAACCATTTCACCTCAGACGAGCTGCAGGTACTGACCTACCAGCTGTGCCACACCTATGTGCGCTGCACCCGCTCCGTGTCCATCCCAGCACCGGCCTACTACGCCCACCTGGTGGCATTCCGTGCCCGCTACCACCTGGTGGACAAAGAGCACGACAG TGCGGAGGGCAGTCACACGTCGGGACAGAGCAACGGGCGTGACCAGCAGGCCTTGGCCAAGGCAGTTCAGATTCACCAGGACACACTGCGCACAATGTACTTCGCCTGA
- the LOC111954951 gene encoding protein argonaute-2 isoform X1 — protein MYSSGAAGAAEMLEPPHSSGSIGSDPPSPPVPEYVFKPPSRPDFGTMGRTIKLQANFFEMEIPKLEVYHYDIDIKPEKCPRRVNREIVEHMVQHFKTQIFGDRKPVYDGRKNLYTAMPLPIGREKVELEVTIPGEGKDRSFKVAIKWVSCVSLQALQEALSGRLPNIPFETIQALDVVMRHLPSMRYTPVGRSFFTPSEGCSNPLGGGREVWFGFHQSVRPSLWKMMLNIDVSATAFYKAQPVIEFMCEVLDFKSIEEQQKPLTDSQRVKFTKEIKGNHSLPGLKVEITHCGQMKRKYRVCNVTRRPASHQTFPLQQENGQTIECTVAQYFKDKYKLILRYPHLPCLQVGQEQKHTYLPLEVCNIVAGQRCIKKLTDNQTSTMIRATARSAPDRQEEISKLMRSANFNNDPYVREFGVMVRDEMTEVNGRVLQAPSILYGGRQNKAIATPIQGVWDMRNKQFHTGIEIKVWAIACFAPQRQCTELLLKAFTDQLRKISRDAGMPIQGQPCFCKYTQGADSVEPMFKHLKYTYQGLQLVVVILPGKTPVYAEVKRVGDTVLGMATQCVQVKNVQKTTPQTLSNLCLKINVKLGGVNNILLPQGRPLVFQQPVIFLGADVTHPPAGDGKKPSIAAVVGSMDAHPSRYCATVRVQQHRQDIIQDLATMVRELLIQFYKSTRFKPTRIIYYRDGISEGQFNQVRLEVLQHELLAIREACIKLEKDYQPGITFVVVQKRHHTRLFCMDRNERVGKSGNIPAGTTVDTKITHPSEFDFYLCSHAGIQGTSRPSHYHVLWDDNHFTSDELQVLTYQLCHTYVRCTRSVSIPAPAYYAHLVAFRARYHLVDKEHDSAEGSHTSGQSNGRDQQALAKAVQIHQDTLRTMYFA, from the exons ATGTATTCCAGTGGAGCAGCTGGAG CTGCTGAGATGCTTGAACCACCTCACTCCTCGGGGTCAATTGGCTCTG ATCCCCCATCTCCCCCAGTGCCAGAGTATGTGTTCAAACCCCCCTCGCGGCCAGACTTTGGCACCATGGGCAGGACAATCAAACTGCAGGCCAACTTCTTTGAGATGGAGATCCCCAAACTGGAGGTCTACCACTACGACATCGACATCAAGCCAGAGAAATGCCCCAGAAGGGTCAACCG TGAAATTGTGGAGCACATGGTACAGCACTTTAAAACGCAGATCTTTGGGGATCGAAAGCCAGTGTATGACGGGAGGAAGAATCTCTACACAGCCATGCCCTTACCCATAGGGAGGGAAAAA GTGGAGCTGGAAGTGACCATCCCAGGCGAGGGGAAGGACAGGAGCTTCAAAGTGGCCATAAAGTGGGTGTCCTGCGTCAGTTTGCAAGCTCTTCAAGAAGCCCTTTCGGGACGACTGCCAAACATCCCCTTCGAGACCATCCAGGCCCTGGATGTGGTCATGAGACATTTGCCCTCTATGAG GTACACCCCCGTCGGACGTTCTTTCTTCACCCCTTCAGAGGGATGCTCTAACCCCCTTGGCGGGGGCAGGGAGGTCTGGTTTGGGTTCCACCAATCAGTCAGGCCTTCCCTGTGGAAGATGATGCTAAACATTGATG TGTCTGCCACCGCGTTCTACAAGGCTCAGCCTGTGATTGAGTTCATGTGTGAGGTTTTGGATTTCAAAAGCATTGAAGAACAACAGAAGCCCTTAACCGACTCCCAGAGAGTAAAGTTTACCAAGGAAATCAAAGGTAATCATTCATTACCAG GTCTGAAGGTTGAGATCACTCACTGTGGTCAGATGAAAAGGAAGTACAGAGTATGTAATGTTACCAGAAGACCAGCCAGCCACCAGAC GTTTCCTCTGCAGCAGGAGAATGGCCAGACCATAGAATGCACAGTAGCACAGTACTTCAAAGACAAGTACAAACTCATACTACGCTACCCCCACCTCCCCTGTCTACAGGTTGGACAGGAGCAGAAACACACCTACCTCCCCCTTGAG GTATGCAACATAGTAGCTGGCCAGCGGTGCATCAAGAAGCTGACAGACAATCAGACGTCCACTATGATCCGTGCCACAGCCCGATCGGCACCCGACCGCCAGGAAGAGATCAGCAAACTG ATGAGAAGTGCCAACTTTAACAATGATCCTTACGTGCGTGAGTTTGGGGTGATGGTGAGGGATGAGATGACAGAGGTGAATGGCCGAGTCCTCCAGGCCCCATCTATCCTCTACGGAGGGCGG CAGAATAAAGCAATAGCAACTCCCATCCAGGGAGTGTGGGACATGAGGAACAAGCAGTTCCACACTGGCATAGAGATCAAGGTGTGGGCCATCGCCTGCTTCGCCCCACAGAGACAGTGTACTGAACTCCTGCTCAA GGCGTTTACAGACCAGCTGCGTAAGATTTCTCGTGACGCGGGGATGCCCATCCAGGGCCAACCCTGTTTCTGTAAGTACACCCAGGGGGCGGACAGCGTGGAGCCCATGTTCAAACATCTCAAGTACACCTATCAAGGCTTGCAACTGGTGGTGGTCATCCTGCCTGGGAAGACGCCTGTCTATG CTGAGGTGAAGCGTGTTGGTGACACGGTGCTGGGCATGGCCACCCAGTGTGTCCAGGTGAAGAACGTTCAGAAGACCACTCCCCAGACCCTCTCTAACCTCTGCCTGAAGATCAACGTCAAGCTGGGCGGGGTCAACAACATCCTCCTCCCACAGGGCAG GCCCCTGGTGTTCCAGCAGCCAGTCATCTTCCTGGGTGCTGACGTCACTCACCCTCCTGCTGGAGACGGGAAGAAACCCTCCATCGCAGCA GTGGTGGGGAGCATGGATGCCCACCCCAGCCGCTACTGTGCCACGGTGCGGGTACAGCAGCATCGCCAGGACATCATCCAGGACCTGGCCACAATGGTCAGAGAGCTGCTTATCCAGTTCTACAAGTCCACCCGCTTCAAGCCCACCCGGATCATCTACTACCGCGACGGCATATCTGAGGGCCAGTTCAACCAGGTTAGACTTGAG GTGCTCCAACATGAGTTACTGGCGATCCGTGAGGCCTGCATCAAGCTGGAGAAGGACTACCAGCCCGGTATCACCTTCGTGGTGGTGCAGAAGAGACACCACACTCGACTGTTCTGCATGGACAGAAACGAGAGG GTTGGTAAGAGTGGCAACATCCCTGCCGGCACCACAGTGGACACCAAAATCACTCACCCATCGGAGTTTGACTTCTATCTGTGTAGCCATGCTGGCATTCAG GGGACCAGCCGACCATCCCACTACCACGTGCTGTGGGACGACAACCATTTCACCTCAGACGAGCTGCAGGTACTGACCTACCAGCTGTGCCACACCTATGTGCGCTGCACCCGCTCCGTGTCCATCCCAGCACCGGCCTACTACGCCCACCTGGTGGCATTCCGTGCCCGCTACCACCTGGTGGACAAAGAGCACGACAG TGCGGAGGGCAGTCACACGTCGGGACAGAGCAACGGGCGTGACCAGCAGGCCTTGGCCAAGGCAGTTCAGATTCACCAGGACACACTGCGCACAATGTACTTCGCCTGA
- the LOC111954951 gene encoding protein argonaute-2 isoform X2, which yields MYSSGAAGAAEMLEPPHSSGSIGSDPPSPPVPEYVFKPPSRPDFGTMGRTIKLQANFFEMEIPKLEVYHYDIDIKPEKCPRRVNREIVEHMVQHFKTQIFGDRKPVYDGRKNLYTAMPLPIGREKVELEVTIPGEGKDRSFKVAIKWVSCVSLQALQEALSGRLPNIPFETIQALDVVMRHLPSMRYTPVGRSFFTPSEGCSNPLGGGREVWFGFHQSVRPSLWKMMLNIDVSATAFYKAQPVIEFMCEVLDFKSIEEQQKPLTDSQRVKFTKEIKGNHSLPGLKVEITHCGQMKRKYRVCNVTRRPASHQTFPLQQENGQTIECTVAQYFKDKYKLILRYPHLPCLQVGQEQKHTYLPLEVCNIVAGQRCIKKLTDNQTSTMIRATARSAPDRQEEISKLMRSANFNNDPYVREFGVMVRDEMTEVNGRVLQAPSILYGGRNKAIATPIQGVWDMRNKQFHTGIEIKVWAIACFAPQRQCTELLLKAFTDQLRKISRDAGMPIQGQPCFCKYTQGADSVEPMFKHLKYTYQGLQLVVVILPGKTPVYAEVKRVGDTVLGMATQCVQVKNVQKTTPQTLSNLCLKINVKLGGVNNILLPQGRPLVFQQPVIFLGADVTHPPAGDGKKPSIAAVVGSMDAHPSRYCATVRVQQHRQDIIQDLATMVRELLIQFYKSTRFKPTRIIYYRDGISEGQFNQVRLEVLQHELLAIREACIKLEKDYQPGITFVVVQKRHHTRLFCMDRNERVGKSGNIPAGTTVDTKITHPSEFDFYLCSHAGIQGTSRPSHYHVLWDDNHFTSDELQVLTYQLCHTYVRCTRSVSIPAPAYYAHLVAFRARYHLVDKEHDSAEGSHTSGQSNGRDQQALAKAVQIHQDTLRTMYFA from the exons ATGTATTCCAGTGGAGCAGCTGGAG CTGCTGAGATGCTTGAACCACCTCACTCCTCGGGGTCAATTGGCTCTG ATCCCCCATCTCCCCCAGTGCCAGAGTATGTGTTCAAACCCCCCTCGCGGCCAGACTTTGGCACCATGGGCAGGACAATCAAACTGCAGGCCAACTTCTTTGAGATGGAGATCCCCAAACTGGAGGTCTACCACTACGACATCGACATCAAGCCAGAGAAATGCCCCAGAAGGGTCAACCG TGAAATTGTGGAGCACATGGTACAGCACTTTAAAACGCAGATCTTTGGGGATCGAAAGCCAGTGTATGACGGGAGGAAGAATCTCTACACAGCCATGCCCTTACCCATAGGGAGGGAAAAA GTGGAGCTGGAAGTGACCATCCCAGGCGAGGGGAAGGACAGGAGCTTCAAAGTGGCCATAAAGTGGGTGTCCTGCGTCAGTTTGCAAGCTCTTCAAGAAGCCCTTTCGGGACGACTGCCAAACATCCCCTTCGAGACCATCCAGGCCCTGGATGTGGTCATGAGACATTTGCCCTCTATGAG GTACACCCCCGTCGGACGTTCTTTCTTCACCCCTTCAGAGGGATGCTCTAACCCCCTTGGCGGGGGCAGGGAGGTCTGGTTTGGGTTCCACCAATCAGTCAGGCCTTCCCTGTGGAAGATGATGCTAAACATTGATG TGTCTGCCACCGCGTTCTACAAGGCTCAGCCTGTGATTGAGTTCATGTGTGAGGTTTTGGATTTCAAAAGCATTGAAGAACAACAGAAGCCCTTAACCGACTCCCAGAGAGTAAAGTTTACCAAGGAAATCAAAGGTAATCATTCATTACCAG GTCTGAAGGTTGAGATCACTCACTGTGGTCAGATGAAAAGGAAGTACAGAGTATGTAATGTTACCAGAAGACCAGCCAGCCACCAGAC GTTTCCTCTGCAGCAGGAGAATGGCCAGACCATAGAATGCACAGTAGCACAGTACTTCAAAGACAAGTACAAACTCATACTACGCTACCCCCACCTCCCCTGTCTACAGGTTGGACAGGAGCAGAAACACACCTACCTCCCCCTTGAG GTATGCAACATAGTAGCTGGCCAGCGGTGCATCAAGAAGCTGACAGACAATCAGACGTCCACTATGATCCGTGCCACAGCCCGATCGGCACCCGACCGCCAGGAAGAGATCAGCAAACTG ATGAGAAGTGCCAACTTTAACAATGATCCTTACGTGCGTGAGTTTGGGGTGATGGTGAGGGATGAGATGACAGAGGTGAATGGCCGAGTCCTCCAGGCCCCATCTATCCTCTACGGAGGGCGG AATAAAGCAATAGCAACTCCCATCCAGGGAGTGTGGGACATGAGGAACAAGCAGTTCCACACTGGCATAGAGATCAAGGTGTGGGCCATCGCCTGCTTCGCCCCACAGAGACAGTGTACTGAACTCCTGCTCAA GGCGTTTACAGACCAGCTGCGTAAGATTTCTCGTGACGCGGGGATGCCCATCCAGGGCCAACCCTGTTTCTGTAAGTACACCCAGGGGGCGGACAGCGTGGAGCCCATGTTCAAACATCTCAAGTACACCTATCAAGGCTTGCAACTGGTGGTGGTCATCCTGCCTGGGAAGACGCCTGTCTATG CTGAGGTGAAGCGTGTTGGTGACACGGTGCTGGGCATGGCCACCCAGTGTGTCCAGGTGAAGAACGTTCAGAAGACCACTCCCCAGACCCTCTCTAACCTCTGCCTGAAGATCAACGTCAAGCTGGGCGGGGTCAACAACATCCTCCTCCCACAGGGCAG GCCCCTGGTGTTCCAGCAGCCAGTCATCTTCCTGGGTGCTGACGTCACTCACCCTCCTGCTGGAGACGGGAAGAAACCCTCCATCGCAGCA GTGGTGGGGAGCATGGATGCCCACCCCAGCCGCTACTGTGCCACGGTGCGGGTACAGCAGCATCGCCAGGACATCATCCAGGACCTGGCCACAATGGTCAGAGAGCTGCTTATCCAGTTCTACAAGTCCACCCGCTTCAAGCCCACCCGGATCATCTACTACCGCGACGGCATATCTGAGGGCCAGTTCAACCAGGTTAGACTTGAG GTGCTCCAACATGAGTTACTGGCGATCCGTGAGGCCTGCATCAAGCTGGAGAAGGACTACCAGCCCGGTATCACCTTCGTGGTGGTGCAGAAGAGACACCACACTCGACTGTTCTGCATGGACAGAAACGAGAGG GTTGGTAAGAGTGGCAACATCCCTGCCGGCACCACAGTGGACACCAAAATCACTCACCCATCGGAGTTTGACTTCTATCTGTGTAGCCATGCTGGCATTCAG GGGACCAGCCGACCATCCCACTACCACGTGCTGTGGGACGACAACCATTTCACCTCAGACGAGCTGCAGGTACTGACCTACCAGCTGTGCCACACCTATGTGCGCTGCACCCGCTCCGTGTCCATCCCAGCACCGGCCTACTACGCCCACCTGGTGGCATTCCGTGCCCGCTACCACCTGGTGGACAAAGAGCACGACAG TGCGGAGGGCAGTCACACGTCGGGACAGAGCAACGGGCGTGACCAGCAGGCCTTGGCCAAGGCAGTTCAGATTCACCAGGACACACTGCGCACAATGTACTTCGCCTGA